A single genomic interval of Littorina saxatilis isolate snail1 linkage group LG17, US_GU_Lsax_2.0, whole genome shotgun sequence harbors:
- the LOC138952307 gene encoding uncharacterized protein, whose amino-acid sequence MCSVKVTFTQADGSQQTIVRCTEKGGGDRTPASELAALRTHMGEVQTELNTAITVLVDKEKAANAAGGKAYDSKQSGDQADEEEEDDEEDDDNEANGNVEPPEKMRKRS is encoded by the exons ATGTGTAGCGTCAAAGTGACGTTTACGCAAGCTGACGGAAGCCAGCAGACGATAGTCCGGTGCACTGAGAAGGGAGGGGGCGACAGGACGCCTGCATCAGAGCTGGCAGCGTTGCGAACACACATGGGAGAAGTGCAGACAGAACTCAACACCGCGATCACAGTGCTTGTTGACAAGGAGAAAGCAGCGAACGCGGCCGGTGGCAAAGCTTACGATTCAAAGCAGTCAG GAGACCAGGCTgatgaagaagaggaagacGATGAAGAGGATGATGACAATGAAGCAAATGGAAATGTGGAACCCCCAGAAAAGATGAGAAAAAGATCATGA